The following are from one region of the Coffea eugenioides isolate CCC68of chromosome 2, Ceug_1.0, whole genome shotgun sequence genome:
- the LOC113759973 gene encoding uncharacterized protein LOC113759973: protein MREHRISGLKIAPESPTLSHLFFAYDTLIFCRASKEEAGKVKQLLEIYGEESGQRINTEKSFVLFSKNTEESSIEKILNALGGMKQVRQSKYLVLPMIIGRSKKHVFKYIREKVNSRINGWKEKLLSQAGKEVLLKAYQTML from the coding sequence ATGAGGGAACACAGGATATCAGGATTAAAAATTGCTCCTGAAAGTCCTACTTTGTCACATCTCTTTTTTGCATATGACACATTAATCTTCTGTAGAGCATCTAAAGAAGAAGCAGGTAAGGTCAAACAGCTGCTAGAGATATATGGAGAGGAATCAGGACAACGTATAAACACAGAGAAATCATTTGTGCTATTTAGCAAGAACACGGAAGAGAGCAGCATTGAGAAGATTCTGAATGCGTTGGGAGGAATGAAACAAGTGAGGCAGAGTAAATACTTGGTGCTTCCTATGATAATTGGGAGATCTAAGAAACATGTTTTCAAATATATAAGAGAAAAAGTGAATAGTAGAATCAATGGATGGAAGGAAAAACTGCTAAGCCAAGCTGGTAAAGAGGTGTTGTTGAAAGCATACCAAACTATGCTATGA